In one Cellulomonas sp. JZ18 genomic region, the following are encoded:
- a CDS encoding LacI family DNA-binding transcriptional regulator → MRPTVKDVATRAGVSPKTVSNVIHGRVYVRPETRERVERALADLDYVPNLVARGLRSGRYGLIALALPDLSTAYSAELAHHFVEEGHARGWGVQVEETAAEPHREVELLSRARSQLVDGLVLNPVSLEDSVVADHVGEGRAPLPPTVLIGEVVQDRTDQVGVDSVAAARDMTAHLVATGRRRIAVVGAPGLMETAAARQRTEGYRRALAEAGLPHDPALEVSAAAWTTEAAVAAVGDFLEREPLPDAFFCFTDSMALAVLGLLWQRGVRVPQDVAVAGFDDVAPSRYAVPPLTTVAFDLRGFAATTLDLLAARIEDRDRAPRRVLLPHRVVVRESTGGVPVRPARTERATAEA, encoded by the coding sequence ATGCGCCCCACCGTGAAGGACGTCGCCACGCGCGCCGGCGTCTCGCCCAAGACCGTGTCGAACGTGATCCACGGGCGGGTCTACGTGCGGCCCGAGACGCGGGAGCGGGTGGAGCGGGCGCTCGCCGACCTCGACTACGTGCCGAACCTCGTCGCCCGGGGTCTGCGCAGCGGCCGCTACGGGCTCATCGCCCTCGCGCTGCCGGACCTGTCCACCGCCTACTCGGCCGAGCTCGCCCACCACTTCGTCGAGGAGGGCCACGCGCGCGGGTGGGGTGTGCAGGTGGAGGAGACGGCCGCCGAGCCGCACCGCGAGGTGGAGCTGCTCTCACGGGCCCGCTCGCAGCTCGTCGACGGCCTCGTGCTCAACCCGGTCTCGCTCGAGGACTCCGTGGTGGCGGACCACGTGGGCGAGGGGCGCGCCCCGCTGCCGCCGACCGTGCTCATCGGGGAGGTCGTGCAGGACCGCACGGACCAGGTGGGCGTCGACAGCGTGGCCGCGGCGCGCGACATGACGGCGCACCTGGTGGCGACCGGCCGGCGCCGCATCGCCGTGGTCGGGGCGCCGGGGCTCATGGAGACGGCCGCGGCGCGGCAGCGGACGGAGGGGTACCGGCGGGCGCTGGCGGAGGCCGGCCTGCCGCACGACCCGGCCCTCGAGGTGTCCGCGGCGGCGTGGACGACGGAGGCGGCCGTCGCCGCGGTCGGCGACTTCCTCGAGCGCGAGCCGCTGCCCGACGCGTTCTTCTGCTTCACCGACTCGATGGCGCTCGCGGTGCTCGGCCTGCTGTGGCAGCGGGGGGTGCGGGTGCCGCAGGACGTGGCCGTGGCGGGGTTCGACGACGTCGCGCCGTCCCGGTACGCGGTGCCGCCCCTGACGACGGTGGCGTTCGACCTGCGGGGGTTCGCCGCGACGACGCTCGACCTGCTTGCCGCCCGCATCGAGGACCGGGACCGCGCGCCACGGCGGGTGCTCCTGCCGCACCGCGTCGTGGTCCGGGAGAGCACGGGCGGGGTCCCGGTGCGACCGGCGCGCACCGAGCGCGCGACCGCGGAGGCCTGA
- a CDS encoding extracellular solute-binding protein: MGIRRPHRAHVPVPSSARPPDPGGGLTRRQVLLGSLAAAGGVATVGALGGCSPAAVAAGGAVPLSYWHLLSGGDGIVMANLVEEVNAMGHGYDATQTVLAWGAPYYTKLAMASVGGRAPDVAVMHASRVAGYAPGGLLDPWDLDLLADVGVQEGDFLERVWQKGTLDGNVYSIALDSHPFILMYNTDVAAQAGALGPDGRLVPIEDPETFLEVARAMQAVTGGHGVAYGYLGDGAQMWRLFYTFYKQHGADFDLSGDKAKVDVDAAVSSLEYIQRMLDGTVATPNGDYGTAVSEFASAEAGMFLTGVWELPTMKAAGFGLDAQPIPTLFGTPAAYADSHAFTLPHQNDPDPEHRRATYEFVADLLKNSLPWAEAGHIPAFQPVVESEDYAQLTPQANYAPAAEILNYDPEAWFTGSGSDFQNYFLETVQNVFLQGADPREGFEAFVRRIDVQLAKPNPV, encoded by the coding sequence ATGGGCATCCGACGACCCCACCGCGCCCACGTCCCCGTACCGTCCTCCGCCAGGCCGCCCGACCCAGGCGGTGGCCTGACGCGCCGGCAGGTCCTGCTCGGGTCGCTCGCCGCGGCCGGCGGGGTCGCGACGGTCGGCGCGCTCGGCGGGTGCAGCCCGGCCGCCGTGGCCGCCGGCGGAGCGGTGCCGCTGTCCTACTGGCACCTGCTCAGCGGCGGTGACGGCATCGTCATGGCGAACCTCGTCGAGGAGGTCAACGCCATGGGCCACGGGTACGACGCCACCCAGACCGTGCTCGCCTGGGGCGCGCCGTACTACACCAAGCTCGCCATGGCGAGCGTCGGCGGCCGTGCCCCCGACGTCGCCGTCATGCACGCCTCACGCGTCGCCGGGTACGCCCCGGGTGGCCTGCTCGACCCGTGGGACCTCGACCTGCTCGCCGACGTCGGCGTCCAGGAGGGGGACTTCCTCGAGCGGGTCTGGCAGAAGGGCACGCTCGACGGGAACGTCTACTCGATCGCCCTCGACTCGCACCCGTTCATCCTCATGTACAACACCGACGTCGCGGCGCAGGCCGGTGCGCTCGGGCCCGACGGCCGCCTCGTGCCGATCGAGGACCCCGAGACGTTCCTCGAGGTCGCCCGGGCCATGCAGGCCGTCACGGGCGGTCACGGCGTCGCGTACGGGTACCTCGGCGACGGCGCCCAGATGTGGCGGCTCTTCTACACGTTCTACAAGCAGCACGGTGCGGACTTCGACCTGTCCGGCGACAAGGCGAAGGTGGACGTGGACGCCGCGGTGTCGTCGCTGGAGTACATCCAGCGCATGCTCGACGGCACGGTGGCCACGCCGAACGGCGACTACGGGACGGCCGTCTCGGAGTTCGCGTCCGCCGAGGCCGGCATGTTCCTCACCGGCGTGTGGGAGCTGCCGACCATGAAGGCCGCCGGGTTCGGGCTCGACGCGCAGCCGATCCCGACGCTGTTCGGGACGCCCGCCGCGTACGCCGACTCGCACGCGTTCACGCTGCCCCACCAGAACGACCCCGACCCCGAGCACCGGCGGGCCACGTACGAGTTCGTCGCCGACCTGCTGAAGAACTCGCTGCCGTGGGCGGAGGCCGGGCACATCCCGGCGTTCCAGCCCGTGGTCGAGAGCGAGGACTACGCGCAGCTCACCCCGCAGGCGAACTACGCGCCGGCCGCGGAGATCCTCAACTACGACCCGGAGGCGTGGTTCACCGGGTCGGGGTCGGACTTCCAGAACTACTTCCTGGAGACCGTGCAGAACGTGTTCCTGCAGGGTGCCGACCCGCGTGAGGGCTTCGAGGCCTTCGTCCGACGCATCGACGTCCAGCTCGCCAAGCCGAACCCGGTCTGA
- a CDS encoding carbohydrate ABC transporter permease, with protein sequence MSSATLGARTGRARAGTAAPQRTVTSTQRSRDTRIGWAFVAPFVVVFAMFLLWPLLHGLWLSFTGESITGAGGSFLGFANYAEALSDPIMWRSMLNTVWFTVLSTVPLVLVGLVMALLVFQGLPGQWLWRLSFFMPFLLASTVAAQFWIWMYNPQLGLVNALLGTVGIEGQAWLQDPRWAMLAVVVETLWWTVGFNFLLYLTALQNIPEQQYEASALDGAGRWRQLWSITLPQLGPTTVLIVLLQVLASLKVFDQIYIMTQGGPGGTTRPLVQYIFESGFTGYRFGYASAIAYVFFAVIVIISVAQLRFTSRRNQA encoded by the coding sequence GTGTCCTCCGCAACACTCGGCGCCCGGACCGGCCGTGCCCGCGCGGGCACCGCCGCACCGCAGCGCACCGTCACCAGCACGCAGCGCTCGCGCGACACCCGCATCGGCTGGGCGTTCGTCGCACCGTTCGTCGTCGTCTTCGCCATGTTCCTGCTGTGGCCCCTGCTGCACGGCCTCTGGCTCAGCTTCACGGGCGAGAGCATCACCGGCGCAGGCGGCTCGTTCCTCGGGTTCGCCAACTACGCCGAGGCGCTGTCGGACCCGATCATGTGGCGCTCGATGCTCAACACCGTGTGGTTCACGGTGCTGTCCACCGTGCCGCTCGTGCTCGTCGGGCTCGTCATGGCGCTGCTCGTCTTCCAGGGACTGCCCGGGCAGTGGCTGTGGCGGCTGTCGTTCTTCATGCCGTTCCTGCTGGCGTCCACGGTCGCGGCGCAGTTCTGGATCTGGATGTACAACCCGCAGCTCGGGCTCGTGAACGCGCTGCTGGGCACCGTCGGCATCGAGGGCCAGGCGTGGTTGCAGGACCCGCGGTGGGCCATGCTCGCCGTCGTCGTCGAGACGCTGTGGTGGACCGTCGGGTTCAACTTCCTGCTCTACCTGACGGCCCTGCAGAACATCCCCGAGCAGCAGTACGAGGCCTCCGCGCTCGACGGCGCCGGCCGGTGGCGCCAGCTGTGGTCGATCACGCTGCCGCAGCTCGGGCCCACCACGGTGCTCATCGTGCTGCTGCAGGTCCTGGCCTCGCTCAAGGTCTTCGACCAGATCTACATCATGACGCAGGGCGGTCCCGGCGGGACCACGCGTCCGCTCGTCCAGTACATCTTCGAGTCCGGCTTCACGGGCTACCGGTTCGGCTACGCGTCGGCGATCGCGTACGTGTTCTTCGCGGTCATCGTCATCATCTCGGTCGCGCAGCTGCGGTTCACGTCGCGGAGGAACCAGGCATGA
- a CDS encoding carbohydrate ABC transporter permease, with the protein MTTTVAPQPNAAYRPGPRRTGRLAASANLRVGERFASPGRVVAILALVVMAVTWLLPFVWAVITSFKSEATAAATPVTLLPEDGFTTDAYANVLREGNVPLWTWNSLLTATAITVVTLAVSALAAYALARIDFTGRKWLFYLIIASIIVPPPVLIVPLFYEMLTLNLVDTYWAIILPQLVHPAMVFILKKFFEQVPVELEDAARIDGAGRLRVFWSIVLPLSRPILAAVAIFVFIGAWNNFLWPFIITSDASLMTLPVGLQTVKSAYGLQYAQTMASAVLAALPLVIVFLFFQRQIIRGFSTTGFGGQ; encoded by the coding sequence ATGACCACCACCGTCGCACCCCAGCCGAACGCCGCCTACCGTCCCGGTCCGCGCCGCACCGGACGCCTGGCCGCCTCCGCGAACCTGCGCGTGGGCGAGCGGTTCGCCAGCCCGGGCCGCGTCGTCGCGATCCTCGCGCTCGTCGTCATGGCGGTCACGTGGCTCCTGCCCTTCGTGTGGGCCGTCATCACGTCCTTCAAGTCCGAGGCCACCGCGGCCGCGACGCCCGTGACCCTCCTGCCCGAGGACGGGTTCACCACCGACGCGTACGCCAACGTGCTGCGCGAGGGGAACGTCCCGCTGTGGACGTGGAACAGCCTGCTCACCGCGACCGCCATCACGGTCGTCACGCTCGCCGTCTCGGCGCTCGCCGCGTACGCGCTCGCGCGCATCGACTTCACCGGCCGCAAGTGGCTGTTCTACCTGATCATCGCCTCGATCATCGTGCCGCCGCCGGTGCTGATCGTCCCGCTGTTCTACGAGATGCTCACCCTGAACCTCGTCGACACGTACTGGGCGATCATCCTGCCGCAGCTCGTGCACCCGGCCATGGTGTTCATCCTCAAGAAGTTCTTCGAGCAGGTCCCCGTCGAGCTCGAGGACGCCGCGCGCATCGACGGCGCCGGCCGGCTGCGCGTGTTCTGGAGCATCGTGCTGCCGCTGTCGCGGCCGATCCTCGCGGCCGTCGCGATCTTCGTGTTCATCGGCGCCTGGAACAACTTCCTGTGGCCGTTCATCATCACGTCCGACGCGTCCCTCATGACCCTGCCGGTCGGCCTGCAGACCGTGAAGAGCGCGTACGGCCTGCAGTACGCGCAGACGATGGCGTCGGCCGTGCTCGCCGCGCTCCCGCTGGTGATCGTCTTCCTGTTCTTCCAGCGGCAGATCATCCGCGGGTTCTCCACGACCGGCTTCGGCGGTCAGTGA
- a CDS encoding alpha-N-arabinofuranosidase — MTRARLTLDRDFTAGPVPHRLFGSFVEHMGRCVYTGIYEPGHPAADEQGFRTDVLELVRELGATVIRYPGGNFVSGYRWEDGVGPREERPVRLDGAWHTVETNQFGLHEFVDWARVAGVEVMEAVNLGTRGVEEARALVEYANHPGGTAWSDLRRKNGHAEPFDIRLWCLGNEMDGPWQMGQKTAEEYGRIATEAAKAMRLVDPTIELVACGSSNSGMPTFGSWEQTVLRHAYEHVDYISAHAYYQEVEGDHGSFLASAVDMDYFIESVVSTADAVRAAGKHKKHIDLSFDEWNVWYQTGKETPDQPHVIEREAVWREHPRIIEDEYGVTDAVVVGTLLNSLLRHGDRVKVANQAQLVNVIAPIRSEEGGPAWRQTIFWPFARTAALAKGEILRPVVASDRYGTARFGDVDLVDVSATWDEENGRVALFLANRGLDEAADVAATLRGWRLGRVLTAEVLDVPEGGDRYTANTQENPDAVGLRPLGDVTVDGEQVALRLPPLSWAVVQLEATAA, encoded by the coding sequence ATGACCCGCGCACGCCTGACCCTCGACCGCGACTTCACGGCCGGGCCCGTGCCGCACCGCCTGTTCGGCTCGTTCGTCGAGCACATGGGCCGGTGCGTCTACACCGGCATCTACGAGCCCGGCCACCCGGCCGCCGACGAGCAGGGGTTCCGCACCGACGTCCTCGAGCTCGTGCGCGAGCTCGGCGCGACCGTCATCCGGTACCCCGGCGGCAACTTCGTCTCCGGCTACCGCTGGGAGGACGGCGTGGGCCCGCGCGAGGAGCGCCCCGTCCGCCTCGACGGCGCGTGGCACACCGTCGAGACCAACCAGTTCGGCCTGCACGAGTTCGTCGACTGGGCGCGCGTCGCCGGGGTCGAGGTCATGGAGGCCGTCAACCTCGGCACGCGCGGCGTCGAGGAGGCGCGCGCGCTCGTCGAGTACGCGAACCACCCCGGCGGCACCGCGTGGTCGGACCTGCGGCGCAAGAACGGGCACGCCGAGCCGTTCGACATCCGGCTGTGGTGCCTCGGCAACGAGATGGACGGCCCGTGGCAGATGGGCCAGAAGACGGCCGAGGAGTACGGGCGCATCGCGACCGAGGCGGCCAAGGCGATGCGCCTGGTCGACCCGACGATCGAGCTGGTGGCGTGCGGGTCGTCGAACTCCGGCATGCCGACGTTCGGCTCCTGGGAGCAGACCGTCCTGCGGCACGCGTACGAGCACGTCGACTACATCTCGGCGCACGCCTACTACCAGGAGGTCGAGGGCGACCACGGGTCGTTCCTGGCCAGCGCGGTCGACATGGACTACTTCATCGAGTCCGTCGTCTCCACCGCGGACGCCGTGCGCGCCGCGGGCAAGCACAAGAAGCACATCGACCTGTCGTTCGACGAGTGGAACGTCTGGTACCAGACCGGCAAGGAGACGCCCGACCAGCCGCACGTCATCGAGCGCGAGGCCGTCTGGCGCGAGCACCCGCGGATCATCGAGGACGAGTACGGGGTCACCGACGCCGTCGTCGTCGGGACGCTGCTCAACTCCCTGCTGCGGCACGGCGACCGCGTGAAGGTCGCCAACCAGGCGCAGCTCGTCAACGTCATCGCCCCCATCCGCTCCGAGGAGGGCGGCCCGGCGTGGCGGCAGACGATCTTCTGGCCGTTCGCGCGGACCGCCGCGCTGGCGAAGGGCGAGATCCTGCGGCCCGTCGTCGCCTCCGACCGGTACGGCACCGCGCGGTTCGGGGACGTGGACCTCGTCGACGTCTCCGCCACGTGGGACGAGGAGAACGGGCGCGTCGCGCTGTTCCTCGCCAACCGCGGGCTCGACGAGGCGGCGGACGTCGCGGCGACGCTGCGGGGCTGGCGGCTCGGCCGGGTGCTGACGGCCGAGGTGCTCGACGTCCCCGAGGGCGGCGACCGGTACACCGCGAACACGCAGGAGAACCCGGACGCCGTGGGCCTGCGTCCCCTGGGCGACGTCACGGTCGACGGCGAGCAGGTGGCGCTGCGCCTGCCGCCGCTGTCGTGGGCGGTCGTGCAGCTGGAGGCGACCGCGGCCTGA
- a CDS encoding TrmH family RNA methyltransferase has protein sequence MDGERPGDERAGDERAGDGPGEPRAQAAPEVGVGPWPGGPDAWPRVAGPGSALDPRYDPELLAHGDRRNVVDRYRYWTVEAVVADLDTRRHAFHVAVENWAHDLNIGSVVRTANAFLAAEVHVVGRRRWNRRGAMVTDRYQHVRHHPGVDDLLTWAATAGPDGGALPVLGVDNLPGSVPLEGYPLPRECVLLFGQESTGLSDAARAAVVDVLHIAQYGSTRSINAGAAAAIAMHAWVVQHAGPPAD, from the coding sequence GTGGACGGCGAGCGGCCCGGGGACGAGCGGGCGGGGGACGAGCGGGCGGGGGACGGGCCGGGGGAGCCGCGCGCGCAGGCCGCGCCCGAGGTCGGCGTCGGCCCCTGGCCCGGCGGCCCGGACGCGTGGCCGCGGGTGGCCGGGCCGGGCTCGGCGCTCGACCCCCGCTACGACCCCGAGCTGCTCGCGCACGGCGACCGCCGCAACGTCGTCGACCGGTACCGCTACTGGACGGTCGAGGCGGTGGTCGCCGACCTCGACACCCGCCGGCACGCGTTCCACGTCGCCGTCGAGAACTGGGCGCACGACCTCAACATCGGGTCGGTCGTCCGCACCGCGAACGCGTTCCTCGCCGCCGAGGTGCACGTCGTCGGGCGGCGACGCTGGAACCGCCGCGGGGCGATGGTCACCGACCGCTACCAGCACGTGCGCCACCACCCCGGCGTGGACGACCTGCTGACGTGGGCCGCCACCGCGGGCCCGGACGGCGGTGCCCTGCCCGTGCTCGGCGTGGACAACCTGCCCGGCTCGGTGCCGCTCGAGGGGTACCCGCTGCCGCGGGAGTGCGTGCTGCTCTTCGGCCAGGAGTCGACCGGCCTGTCCGACGCCGCGCGCGCCGCCGTCGTCGACGTGCTGCACATCGCCCAGTACGGCTCGACCCGCTCGATCAACGCGGGGGCCGCGGCGGCGATCGCGATGCACGCCTGGGTCGTGCAGCACGCGGGGCCACCGGCCGACTGA
- a CDS encoding putative T7SS-secreted protein — translation MTIGGNPEEVRARARRVRAMAEDLGSTADTVRAGAGIEWVGVAADRYRDRLVDHAQQVQAARDELLGTAAALDRLADALEERQAAIRRAMQAVEDAVDDARRTVSRLAGEALSEAEQATRRAAQEVLERARTLPLPGAPEWTTVARTIGDLW, via the coding sequence GTGACGATCGGCGGGAACCCGGAGGAGGTGCGCGCCCGGGCGCGGCGTGTGCGGGCGATGGCCGAGGACCTCGGCTCGACGGCCGACACCGTGCGGGCCGGGGCGGGCATCGAGTGGGTCGGCGTCGCCGCCGACCGGTACCGCGACCGGCTCGTGGACCACGCGCAGCAGGTGCAGGCCGCACGGGACGAGCTGCTGGGCACCGCCGCGGCGCTGGACCGGCTCGCCGACGCGCTGGAGGAGCGGCAGGCGGCGATCCGCAGGGCCATGCAGGCGGTCGAGGACGCCGTGGACGACGCCCGGCGGACGGTGTCCCGGCTCGCGGGCGAGGCGCTGAGCGAGGCGGAGCAGGCGACGCGGCGGGCCGCGCAGGAGGTGCTCGAGCGGGCACGGACGCTGCCGCTGCCCGGTGCCCCGGAGTGGACCACCGTCGCGAGGACGATCGGAGACCTGTGGTGA
- the fbaA gene encoding class II fructose-bisphosphate aldolase, with protein sequence MPIATPEVYAEMIDRAKAGKFAYPAVNITSSQTVTAAIQGFAEAESDGIIQVSVGGAEYASGSTIKNRISGSLALAAYATEVAKNYGVTIALHTDHCVKKNLDSWVRPLLAHEAEQVKRGENPLFQSHMFDGSDIPLEENLVIAAELLELSQAARTILEIEVGVVGGEEDGHEAEINEKLYTTAEDGLATVRALGAGEKGRYLTALTFGNVHGVYKPGAVKLRPSILADIQKAVGDEIGKENPFDLVFHGGSGSTAEEISEAVDNGVIKMNIDTDTQYAFTRPVVGHMFTNYDGVLKIDGEVGNKKAYDPRAWGKLAEAGMAARVVEACQQLRSAGQKLS encoded by the coding sequence ATGCCCATCGCAACCCCCGAGGTCTACGCCGAGATGATCGACCGGGCGAAGGCCGGCAAGTTCGCCTACCCCGCCGTGAACATCACGTCGTCCCAGACCGTCACCGCCGCCATCCAGGGCTTCGCGGAGGCCGAGTCGGACGGCATCATCCAGGTGTCCGTCGGCGGCGCCGAGTACGCCTCGGGCTCGACGATCAAGAACCGCATCAGCGGCTCGCTGGCGCTCGCGGCCTACGCGACCGAGGTCGCGAAGAACTACGGCGTGACGATCGCGCTGCACACCGACCACTGCGTCAAGAAGAACCTCGACTCGTGGGTCCGCCCGCTGCTGGCGCACGAGGCCGAGCAGGTCAAGCGCGGCGAGAACCCGCTGTTCCAGTCGCACATGTTCGACGGCTCGGACATCCCGCTCGAGGAGAACCTCGTCATCGCGGCGGAGCTCCTCGAGCTCTCGCAGGCGGCCCGCACGATCCTCGAGATCGAGGTCGGCGTCGTCGGCGGCGAGGAGGACGGCCACGAGGCCGAGATCAACGAGAAGCTCTACACGACGGCCGAGGACGGCCTCGCGACCGTCCGCGCGCTCGGCGCCGGCGAGAAGGGCCGCTACCTGACGGCCCTGACGTTCGGCAACGTGCACGGCGTGTACAAGCCGGGTGCGGTCAAGCTGCGCCCGTCGATCCTCGCGGACATCCAGAAGGCCGTCGGCGACGAGATCGGCAAGGAGAACCCGTTCGACCTCGTGTTCCACGGTGGTTCGGGCTCGACGGCCGAGGAGATCTCCGAGGCGGTCGACAACGGCGTCATCAAGATGAACATCGACACCGACACGCAGTACGCGTTCACGCGCCCTGTCGTCGGCCACATGTTCACCAACTACGACGGCGTGCTGAAGATCGACGGCGAGGTCGGCAACAAGAAGGCCTACGACCCGCGCGCCTGGGGCAAGCTCGCCGAGGCGGGCATGGCCGCGCGCGTCGTCGAGGCGTGCCAGCAGCTGCGCTCAGCGGGTCAGAAGCTCTCCTGA